A genomic region of Phragmites australis chromosome 2, lpPhrAust1.1, whole genome shotgun sequence contains the following coding sequences:
- the LOC133909192 gene encoding nuclear pore complex protein NUP62-like isoform X1 has product MATSFGFGGSAAAGSTASSPFSFSQPAAASSPAPAPAFGSSLFSASSTPAFGSALFGASSASASASASTAAASPFGFGSTGFSFGQSTAAATSAASAPSLFGATVASSAGTTPSLFGAAPSAASTASLFGASATGSAATTPGLFGATSAAATTPGLFGATSSVATTPGLSGATFSAATTPNLFGATSAAATTPSLFGATATAASTPSPFSGAATGFSFGSSASGSTATTTAASTPSFGFSFSSGAAASTTPSTPTSAPALGFGAATGSSLFGSTTSAPLFSSSTASSLATVGTTTPSFGFSSVPATTISAPAFGFTPSSTSTTTVNTAPALFSAASSAPAFSLSKSTSATPATPASGPFTGFSLATSQAAAAPSLFPSTSAAGSSSASTLGFSFGSSSAASIPTFASVSATGASTSPSATAAPATSGSLFSAASTGGFSFTAAPSSSSAAAATATTTTVTSVSTSAGMTTTATGTTGFPSFSLQATTPASTSTPTTQSALSFGVSTRAASTSATSTSTSQATSSAVQASSTGPSTTAITPAASQAPKLPSEIVGKSVEEIIRDWNNELQDRTAKFRKHATAITEWDRRILQNRNVLIRLEAEVANVVDTQTSLERQLELIETHQREVDKALQGMEEEAERIFQDERVLLREDEAASARDAMYEQAEVVEHELQHITEQVKSIIQTMNSTQGGELETADSMTPFDVAVRILDNQLRSLMWIDEKVNEFSGRIQRLPNNSASVERDSGIPRFWLS; this is encoded by the exons ATGGCGACCTCCTTCGGTTTCGGCGGCTCCGCGGCTGCGGgctccaccgcctcctcccccttctccttctcccagCCGGCCGCGGCCTcctcccccgcccccgcccccgccttcggctcctccctcttctccgcTTCTTCCACTCCCGCTTTCGGCTCCGCCCTATTCGGGGCCtcgtccgcctccgcctccgcctccgcatccaccgccgccgcctcccctttCGGCTTCGGATCCACCGGTTTCTCGTTCGGTCAGTCCACCGCAGCCGCCACCTCGGCCGCGTCCGCGCCATCCCTCTTCGGCGCAACGGTCGCATCCTCCGCCGGAACCACACCTAGCTTATTCGGCGCCGCCCCCTCTGCCGCGAGCACAGCTAGCCTCTTCGGCGCGTCCGCCACCGGCTCTGCGGCGACCACCCCGGGCCTATTCGgcgccacctccgccgccgcgacCACCCCGGGCCTATTCGGCGCGACTTCCTCTGTGGCGACTACCCCGGGCCTATCGGGCGCGACTTTCTCCGCGGCGACTACCCCGAACCTATTCGGAGCAACCTCCGCCGCGGCGACGACACCTAGTCTGTTcggcgccaccgccaccgctgcGTCCACGCCAAGCCCCTTCTCTGGCGCCGCCACAGGATTCAGCTTTGGCTCATCGGCGTCCGGCTCCACCGCTACCACGACCGCTGCCTCGACACCATCATTCGGCTTCTCGTTCAGCTCGGGAGCCGCCGCGTCGACCACCCCCTCCACCCCTACTTCTGCACCGGCTCTAGGGTTTGGGGCCGCCACTGGCTCGTCGCTGTTTGGATCCACCACCTCCGCGCCACTCTTCAGCAGCAGCACCGCCTCATCTCTAGCAACTGTTGGGACCACCACGCCATCATTTGGCTTCTCATCCGTGCCAGCAACAACAATCTCTGCCCCGGCGTTTGGCTTTACGCCGTCATCAACGAGCACAACGACGGTGAACACGGCTCCTGCTTTGTTCTCGGCTGCTTCCTCGGCCCCTGCCTTCTCCTTATCTAAGAGCACATCGGCCACTCCTGCCACACCAGCGTCCGGGCCCTTCACTGGCTTCTCCTTGGCCACCTCGCAGGCTGCAGCTGCGCCCTCACTGTTCCCTAGTACCAGCGCAGCTGGTAGCTCGTCTGCTAGCACGCTTGGCTTCTCGTTTGGTTCTTCTTCAGCAGCTTCTATACCAACATTTGCTTCTGTTTCTGCGACTGGTGCATCCACTTCACCATCAGCTACTGCAGCCCCTGCAACATCGGGGTCATTGTTCTCAGCTGCTTCTACTGGTGGATTCAGTTTTACAGCAGCACCATCATCGTCATCAGCAGCGGCAGCTACAGCCACTACCACCACTGTCACAAGTGTGTCTACATCTGCAGGCATGACGACCACGGCAACTGGAACTACAGGGTTTCCTAGTTTTAGTCTGCAAGCAACTACACCAGCTTCTACATCAACTCCCACAACTCAGTCAGCACTGTCATTTG GTGTTTCTACTAGAGCTGCTAGCACATCAGCCACTAGCACCAGCACAAGTCAGGCAACTTCCTCAGCTGTTCAAGCTAGCAGCACAGG TCCTTCTACTACAGCTATCACTCCAGCAGCGTCCCAAGCACCTAAGCTACCATCAGAAATTGTTGGTAAAAGTGTCGAGGAG ATTATTAGGGACTGGAACAATGAGCTTCAAGACCGTACTGCGAAATTCAGGAAACATGCCACTGCAATAACTGAATGGGACAGGAGAATTCTGCAAAACAGGAATGTTCTTATAAGGCTTGAG GCTGAGGTGGCTAACGTTGTTGACACACAAACAAGCTTGGAGCGGCAACTTGAGTTGATAGAAACTCATCAGCGAGAG GTAGACAAGGCTCTGCAGGGCATGGAGGAGGAAGCTGAACGCATATTCCAGGATGAACGGGTGTTACTTCGTGAAGATGAAGCTGCTTCAGCACGAGATGCAAT GTATGAACAAGCAGAAGTTGTGGAGCATGAATTGCAACATATTACAGAACAAGTAAAATCCATCATTCAGACAATGAATTCTACTCAG GGTGGTGAGCTTGAGACTGCTGATAGTATGACACCATTTGATGTTGCTGTCCGGATACTGGATAATCAACTTCGTTCTCTGATGTGGATTGATGAGAAG GTTAACGAGTTCTCTGGCAGAATACAGAGGTTGCCTAACAATAGCGCTTCAGTTGAACGAGACTCCGGAATTCCGAGATTTTGGTTAAGCTGA
- the LOC133909192 gene encoding nuclear pore complex protein NUP62-like isoform X2 yields the protein MATSFGFGGSAAAGSTASSPFSFSQPAAASSPAPAPAFGSSLFSASSTPAFGSALFGASSASASASASTAAASPFGFGSTGFSFGQSTAAATSAASAPSLFGATVASSAGTTPSLFGAAPSAASTASLFGASATGSAATTPGLFGATSAAATTPGLFGATSSVATTPGLSGATFSAATTPNLFGATSAAATTPSLFGATATAASTPSPFSGAATGFSFGSSASGSTATTTAASTPSFGFSFSSGAAASTTPSTPTSAPALGFGAATGSSLFGSTTSAPLFSSSTASSLATVGTTTPSFGFSSVPATTISAPAFGFTPSSTSTTTVNTAPALFSAASSAPAFSLSKSTSATPATPASGPFTGFSLATSQAAAAPSLFPSTSAAGSSSASTLGFSFGSSSAASIPTFASVSATGASTSPSATAAPATSGSLFSAASTGGFSFTAAPSSSSAAAATATTTTVTSVSTSAGMTTTATGTTGFPSFSLQATTPASTSTPTTQSALSFGVSTRAASTSATSTSTSQATSSAVQASSTGPSTTAITPAASQAPKLPSEIVGKSVEEIIRDWNNELQDRTAKFRKHATAITEWDRRILQNRNVLIRLEAEVANVVDTQTSLERQLELIETHQREFL from the exons ATGGCGACCTCCTTCGGTTTCGGCGGCTCCGCGGCTGCGGgctccaccgcctcctcccccttctccttctcccagCCGGCCGCGGCCTcctcccccgcccccgcccccgccttcggctcctccctcttctccgcTTCTTCCACTCCCGCTTTCGGCTCCGCCCTATTCGGGGCCtcgtccgcctccgcctccgcctccgcatccaccgccgccgcctcccctttCGGCTTCGGATCCACCGGTTTCTCGTTCGGTCAGTCCACCGCAGCCGCCACCTCGGCCGCGTCCGCGCCATCCCTCTTCGGCGCAACGGTCGCATCCTCCGCCGGAACCACACCTAGCTTATTCGGCGCCGCCCCCTCTGCCGCGAGCACAGCTAGCCTCTTCGGCGCGTCCGCCACCGGCTCTGCGGCGACCACCCCGGGCCTATTCGgcgccacctccgccgccgcgacCACCCCGGGCCTATTCGGCGCGACTTCCTCTGTGGCGACTACCCCGGGCCTATCGGGCGCGACTTTCTCCGCGGCGACTACCCCGAACCTATTCGGAGCAACCTCCGCCGCGGCGACGACACCTAGTCTGTTcggcgccaccgccaccgctgcGTCCACGCCAAGCCCCTTCTCTGGCGCCGCCACAGGATTCAGCTTTGGCTCATCGGCGTCCGGCTCCACCGCTACCACGACCGCTGCCTCGACACCATCATTCGGCTTCTCGTTCAGCTCGGGAGCCGCCGCGTCGACCACCCCCTCCACCCCTACTTCTGCACCGGCTCTAGGGTTTGGGGCCGCCACTGGCTCGTCGCTGTTTGGATCCACCACCTCCGCGCCACTCTTCAGCAGCAGCACCGCCTCATCTCTAGCAACTGTTGGGACCACCACGCCATCATTTGGCTTCTCATCCGTGCCAGCAACAACAATCTCTGCCCCGGCGTTTGGCTTTACGCCGTCATCAACGAGCACAACGACGGTGAACACGGCTCCTGCTTTGTTCTCGGCTGCTTCCTCGGCCCCTGCCTTCTCCTTATCTAAGAGCACATCGGCCACTCCTGCCACACCAGCGTCCGGGCCCTTCACTGGCTTCTCCTTGGCCACCTCGCAGGCTGCAGCTGCGCCCTCACTGTTCCCTAGTACCAGCGCAGCTGGTAGCTCGTCTGCTAGCACGCTTGGCTTCTCGTTTGGTTCTTCTTCAGCAGCTTCTATACCAACATTTGCTTCTGTTTCTGCGACTGGTGCATCCACTTCACCATCAGCTACTGCAGCCCCTGCAACATCGGGGTCATTGTTCTCAGCTGCTTCTACTGGTGGATTCAGTTTTACAGCAGCACCATCATCGTCATCAGCAGCGGCAGCTACAGCCACTACCACCACTGTCACAAGTGTGTCTACATCTGCAGGCATGACGACCACGGCAACTGGAACTACAGGGTTTCCTAGTTTTAGTCTGCAAGCAACTACACCAGCTTCTACATCAACTCCCACAACTCAGTCAGCACTGTCATTTG GTGTTTCTACTAGAGCTGCTAGCACATCAGCCACTAGCACCAGCACAAGTCAGGCAACTTCCTCAGCTGTTCAAGCTAGCAGCACAGG TCCTTCTACTACAGCTATCACTCCAGCAGCGTCCCAAGCACCTAAGCTACCATCAGAAATTGTTGGTAAAAGTGTCGAGGAG ATTATTAGGGACTGGAACAATGAGCTTCAAGACCGTACTGCGAAATTCAGGAAACATGCCACTGCAATAACTGAATGGGACAGGAGAATTCTGCAAAACAGGAATGTTCTTATAAGGCTTGAG GCTGAGGTGGCTAACGTTGTTGACACACAAACAAGCTTGGAGCGGCAACTTGAGTTGATAGAAACTCATCAGCGAGAG TTCCTATAA